One Negativicutes bacterium genomic window carries:
- a CDS encoding chemotaxis protein CheD, which produces MSELIRVGMADYKTGTYPNSLISYGLGSCIGIALFDPITKVGGLAHIMLPDSTQARTSENPAKFADTAIPLMLQEMIRLGAVRTRVVAKIAGGAQMFKFANATDIMRVGERNAEATIKTLKELDIRIIASDTGGNYGRTVELKLDTGIYKIKTIDKGQKEL; this is translated from the coding sequence ATGTCGGAGTTAATTCGTGTTGGAATGGCGGATTATAAAACAGGAACTTACCCTAATTCATTGATAAGTTATGGCTTAGGTTCATGCATTGGTATTGCTTTGTTTGACCCTATTACTAAGGTCGGAGGGCTTGCACATATTATGTTGCCGGACAGCACACAAGCGCGGACAAGTGAAAATCCGGCGAAATTTGCTGATACCGCGATACCACTGATGTTACAAGAAATGATTAGGTTAGGTGCTGTTAGAACAAGAGTTGTAGCAAAAATTGCTGGTGGTGCACAAATGTTTAAGTTTGCCAATGCGACTGATATTATGAGAGTTGGCGAGCGCAATGCGGAAGCTACAATAAAAACTTTAAAAGAACTGGATATTAGAATAATAGCTAGTGATACCGGTGGTAACTATGGTCGTACGGTTGAATTAAAATTAGATACCGGAATTTATAAAATTAAAACTATTGATAAAGGCCAAAAAGAATTGTAA
- a CDS encoding chemotaxis protein CheA, translated as MDTNQYMVMFLEESREHLQTLNSCLLDLEHNPENLSVLNEIFRSAHTIKGMSATMGFTKIAELTHEMENVLDLLRKNQLEPSEDIVDTIFKCVDTLEQMVESVASGADIDIDVSDLIAKLLSIAKGDVVAETTAKTVATKETVAETSTSGKSQMDLSDMEVSIIANAQKDGLQTLEIKVSLTDSCVLKSARAYMVMNNLDELGEVIKAIPSTDDLEQEKFEKSFQVLVVTDEEVARVESSLMSISEVETVEIVVIDAQNQISKEQEIKEVAVKVEQVSTDEKKEIKAEPNKNNVQANNVDKKIKSGQSVRVDIDKLDSLLNLVGELVINKTRLEQIGITHRLTELVETIEQMDRVTTDLQSVVMKVRMVPVGQVFNRFPRMVRDLSRDLEKEINLIIEGEETELDRTVIDEIGDPLVHLLRNSIDHGIELPEERRAKGKSSIGEVRLIARHEGNNVIIMVEDDGKGINAEVIKRKAVQKGLISQAEADKMDNNEAVKLVFLPGFSTAEVVTDVSGRGVGMDAVKNKIESLGGLVDVETKLDEGSKFKIRLPLTLAIIQALLIKVQEEIYAIPLGSIDSTINIGSEDIKTVQNQEVILLRGQIIPIIRLANLLNVPQQVATNSKDLFVVIVHMGDQKAGIIVDNLIGQQEIVIKTLGKLLAGIKVIAGATILGNGQVALILDVGTLMNNR; from the coding sequence ATGGACACAAATCAATATATGGTTATGTTTTTAGAAGAGTCTCGTGAACATTTACAAACGTTAAATAGTTGCTTGTTGGATTTAGAACATAATCCGGAAAATCTGTCAGTACTAAATGAAATTTTCCGTAGTGCTCATACTATTAAAGGTATGTCTGCGACAATGGGCTTTACTAAAATTGCAGAGTTAACACATGAAATGGAAAATGTTTTAGATTTACTACGAAAAAATCAGTTGGAACCTAGCGAAGATATTGTTGATACTATTTTTAAATGTGTTGATACATTAGAACAAATGGTGGAAAGTGTAGCGAGTGGGGCCGATATTGATATTGATGTATCTGATTTAATTGCTAAGTTGTTAAGTATTGCCAAAGGTGATGTTGTTGCAGAAACTACAGCTAAAACTGTTGCAACAAAAGAAACAGTAGCTGAAACTTCAACTAGTGGTAAATCTCAAATGGACTTAAGTGACATGGAAGTCTCTATTATTGCTAATGCCCAAAAAGATGGTTTGCAAACATTAGAAATAAAAGTTAGTTTAACAGATTCATGTGTTTTGAAATCAGCTCGAGCTTATATGGTTATGAATAATTTAGATGAGTTGGGTGAGGTAATAAAAGCTATTCCATCCACCGATGATTTAGAACAAGAAAAATTTGAAAAATCATTTCAGGTTCTGGTTGTAACTGATGAAGAAGTGGCTAGAGTCGAAAGTTCATTAATGTCAATTTCCGAGGTTGAGACAGTGGAGATTGTGGTTATTGACGCACAAAATCAAATTTCTAAGGAACAAGAAATCAAAGAAGTCGCGGTCAAAGTTGAGCAAGTTAGTACGGATGAGAAAAAAGAAATAAAAGCTGAACCTAATAAAAATAATGTACAAGCTAATAATGTCGATAAAAAAATTAAAAGTGGTCAATCGGTAAGGGTTGATATTGATAAACTAGATTCGTTGTTAAATTTAGTGGGTGAATTGGTCATCAATAAAACTAGATTAGAACAAATTGGTATTACGCATCGTTTAACGGAATTAGTGGAAACGATAGAACAAATGGATAGAGTTACTACTGATTTACAAAGTGTTGTAATGAAAGTAAGAATGGTGCCGGTCGGTCAAGTTTTTAATAGATTCCCGAGAATGGTTCGTGATTTATCACGAGATTTGGAAAAAGAAATTAATTTAATCATCGAAGGTGAAGAAACGGAACTTGATAGAACTGTTATTGATGAAATTGGCGATCCGTTAGTGCACTTGTTAAGAAATTCAATAGATCATGGGATTGAATTACCGGAAGAACGTAGAGCTAAAGGAAAAAGTTCGATTGGTGAAGTTCGCTTAATTGCCAGACATGAAGGAAATAATGTCATAATAATGGTCGAAGATGATGGTAAAGGTATAAACGCTGAAGTTATCAAGAGAAAGGCAGTCCAAAAAGGCTTGATTTCTCAAGCTGAAGCCGACAAGATGGATAATAACGAAGCGGTTAAGTTAGTATTTTTACCGGGCTTTTCAACAGCGGAAGTTGTTACTGACGTTTCAGGTCGAGGCGTTGGGATGGATGCTGTTAAAAACAAAATCGAATCACTGGGCGGTTTAGTTGATGTTGAAACTAAACTGGACGAGGGTAGCAAATTTAAAATTAGATTGCCATTAACATTGGCGATTATTCAAGCTTTATTGATAAAAGTTCAAGAAGAAATTTATGCTATTCCATTAGGTTCAATTGATAGTACTATTAATATCGGTTCTGAAGATATTAAAACTGTTCAAAATCAAGAAGTAATATTACTGCGTGGACAAATTATTCCTATTATCAGATTGGCAAACTTACTAAATGTTCCACAACAAGTAGCGACAAATAGTAAGGACTTATTTGTTGTAATTGTTCATATGGGAGATCAAAAAGCAGGAATAATTGTTGATAACTTAATTGGTCAGCAAGAAATTGTTATTAAAACGTTAGGTAAACTATTAGCAGGAATAAAAGTTATTGCTGGTGCAACTATTTTAGGAAATGGTCAAGTTGCGTTAATTCTAGATGTTGGAACTTTAATGAATAATCGATAA
- a CDS encoding chemotaxis protein CheW → MEEREYSNNEEQLVVFKLGREEYGVSILNVQEIKRITEITRVPYTPEFIKGVMNLRGSVLPVIDTKKRLGIENEEYTEDTRIIILKVDEVSIGMIVDAVSEVIAIPQDKIEPPESVVARYEHSFISGVGNLENRLIILLDLVEMIGIGTEAK, encoded by the coding sequence GTGGAGGAAAGAGAATATTCTAATAATGAAGAGCAACTAGTGGTCTTTAAGCTTGGACGCGAAGAGTATGGTGTAAGTATTCTAAATGTTCAAGAAATTAAGCGTATTACTGAAATAACCAGAGTGCCATATACTCCTGAATTTATTAAAGGTGTTATGAATTTACGCGGCAGTGTATTACCGGTTATAGATACGAAAAAAAGACTGGGTATAGAAAATGAAGAATATACTGAGGATACGAGAATTATTATCTTAAAAGTTGATGAAGTTTCAATTGGGATGATTGTAGATGCGGTATCAGAGGTTATAGCAATACCACAAGATAAAATAGAGCCACCGGAATCGGTTGTTGCTAGATATGAACATAGCTTTATTAGTGGTGTAGGAAATTTGGAGAATAGATTAATAATTTTACTGGACCTAGTGGAAATGATAGGAATTGGAACGGAAGCAAAATAA
- a CDS encoding FliA/WhiG family RNA polymerase sigma factor codes for MSKKAYSDSELENLWLIYRETRSPEIREEIVHIYLDLVNIVAGRLAISLPSYIEKDELISCGFFGLLDAIERYEPSRGNKFETYASLRIRGSIIDSLRSKDWLPTSLRQKIKKYEKTVAELENSLGRSAKDEEIAEKLEISLDDLAELLSKINVSTVIPLEEYMKTEVANTAQNNPFENIELEEAKQTLAKAINILPDKEKMVVTLYYYEELTLKEISLILKLSEARVSQLHTKSVIRLKGALANKTI; via the coding sequence ATGTCTAAAAAAGCTTATTCAGATAGTGAATTAGAAAATTTATGGTTGATATATCGCGAAACTAGAAGTCCTGAAATTAGAGAAGAAATAGTTCATATTTATTTAGATTTGGTAAATATTGTTGCCGGAAGATTAGCGATAAGTCTGCCTAGTTATATTGAAAAAGATGAACTTATTAGTTGTGGCTTTTTTGGACTGTTAGATGCGATAGAACGATATGAACCGTCACGGGGCAATAAGTTTGAAACTTATGCTAGCCTTCGAATTAGGGGTTCAATTATTGATTCCCTTAGGTCGAAGGATTGGTTGCCGACATCTTTACGGCAAAAGATAAAAAAATATGAGAAAACTGTTGCTGAGTTGGAAAATTCTTTAGGGCGTAGTGCTAAAGATGAAGAAATTGCTGAAAAATTGGAAATTTCTCTAGATGACTTAGCAGAGTTGTTAAGTAAAATAAATGTATCGACTGTGATTCCGTTAGAGGAATATATGAAAACAGAGGTAGCAAATACTGCTCAGAATAATCCTTTTGAGAATATTGAGCTAGAAGAAGCAAAGCAGACTTTAGCTAAAGCTATAAATATTTTACCGGACAAGGAAAAAATGGTAGTTACTCTTTATTATTATGAGGAACTTACCTTAAAAGAAATTAGTTTAATTTTAAAATTATCTGAGGCGAGAGTATCGCAATTACATACAAAATCTGTTATTAGATTAAAAGGTGCGTTAGCAAATAAAACAATATAA
- a CDS encoding chemotaxis protein CheC has translation MTEEFLNLSNMQLDALKEIGNVGAGNSATALSQIINRKIDMTVPQVSIMPLGDVPDVVGGSDAMVVGVFLRVYGLAPGSILFLLPRDSAFALIDMLMGREKGTTQELDFMDESALMEIGNILAGAYLNALSHFTKLTLLPSIPALALDMAGAILSVVLVQLGQMGDHALVIETEFDAEMDGVKGHFFLIPDPGSLNTILAAIGVR, from the coding sequence TTGACAGAAGAATTTTTGAATTTATCTAATATGCAGTTGGATGCGTTAAAAGAAATAGGAAATGTTGGTGCCGGAAACTCAGCTACGGCATTATCTCAGATTATCAATCGCAAAATTGATATGACTGTACCACAGGTCTCAATTATGCCGTTAGGTGATGTTCCTGATGTTGTTGGTGGATCTGATGCGATGGTTGTTGGCGTGTTTTTGAGAGTTTATGGTTTGGCACCGGGAAGTATTTTATTCTTGCTACCACGAGATAGTGCTTTTGCGTTGATTGATATGTTAATGGGGCGCGAAAAAGGTACTACTCAGGAGCTTGATTTTATGGATGAATCAGCACTGATGGAGATTGGGAATATTTTAGCTGGTGCGTACCTTAATGCATTATCGCATTTTACAAAATTAACATTATTGCCATCAATACCTGCTTTAGCTCTTGATATGGCCGGAGCAATTTTAAGCGTAGTATTAGTGCAATTAGGACAAATGGGGGATCACGCATTGGTAATAGAGACTGAATTTGATGCGGAGATGGATGGAGTTAAAGGACATTTTTTCCTTATTCCTGACCCTGGGTCATTAAATACGATATTGGCCGCAATAGGGGTGAGATAA